ATTCAATACAAACATTCATTAGGCACTTCTTACATGCAAGGAAGGtactgtgccaggctctgggtaagtatggaaatgaataaaagaggAGACAGGCATATGTACAATTattgaaaaacaaagaaggaattaAGTGCTAGGGAGAAAACAACACTTTGCTgtggaaaaatgaaagaggatTGGCGGTGATGATGGGGAATTAAAGGAGGCAGCAGCTAAGAAAATATTGAGCACTACAGATATTTGAGGAGAGGAGAATATGAGGAAAGGCATTTGGGTATAGAATACATAAAACAAAGGGAGATGGTAGTATGAAAATAGATGACACATAGGAGAATGGTGAGGTCACTACTATGGCCAAGGCACAGGGTGTGTGGAGGCACGAGTTGAGTTTTTGAAGTTGGTTAGATCAGATCATGGAGTCTTGATGCCCTGGTGAGGAGTCTGAATTCTAATCTGTTAGGAAACATGGGCTTTTGCAGGCACATTAGGTAGAAACGAGGATAGCCACAATACAGGCCCTCTGCCAGGCATCATACCCTTTGTCCCAACTTTTTCCACCCAGCACCCTCTTCTGGGAACTAAGTCCTCAGGCCCTTCCTCTGGCTCACGTTGGGCAGTGGGTGCCAGGCTTCCCTGGGGCCGGAATGAAGCATCCACACGGGCACATATCCCAGAACTGAAGACAGAGCTGCCGCAAGCACGAGACCAGAGAGGGGCACAGGCCTGGGAATGAGTGGGGGAAATAGTTACTCCCAGGCTTCAGAGGGCACCCTGAGAACATGCTCCCAGTTGAAGGAGGCATTAAGACCACTCCCTGAGATTCCCTACCTTGCTTTCTAGGGTTTTGAATGCCTTGATCCCTCCATATAAACCAGTTTCCCTTACCAAGCTACACTTTTTTTCTGCCTTGGGCCTTAGGAGGCCCTGCCACCACCCTTTCCTTAGCTCACCATGAATCCCCCATCACCATCTGTCTCTAACAGAGACATCCCCAGGTGCATATTCACAGCAGGACGAGATGAATTTCCCAGTTGATAGTCACCTGATTGGAGGGGGATGGAAGAGAATGAGATCATGGGGTCACAAACAGGGTGCTTGAGTTCAGGGtgattttggaagaaaatgagaagggaTCAATATCAAATTGGGGACAGGGAGTATATGGGTTTTGGGGGTGAAGAAGCTGAGGTATAGGGGGTCAAGGCTACTAGGGTATCAAGGTCAAGGGTTAGGAGGGGAAGGGTCAGGCATCTTCTTACCCAAGTGGCCCTTGGCACATGGGGCATTGTGGGGCCCCCCTATAGGGCAGCGATAAACGTCCCCCCTCCGGTCACCTGAAGGCCCATCCCAGGGGGCGCCCACCAGCATCCTGGGAGGAGGATGTGAATATAAGCATTGGGTGAACATGACCCTTGACATAGGTCAGAGGGGAAGGGCACAGAAGTGGCAAATTTAGAGCCTCAGCCACTTTCAAAAGTCCAGATTTGTTTAGAGTCCCATCGGTCTTGCCTTCCCTTTATCAGCACTATCACAGTCCCAACCCCATAGCCCTCTGGTTCCTCCTCACCATCGCTGTCCACCCCCAATGTGTTGTAAGACACTGTATCCAAATTCAGCCTCCGGTGGCCCTGGGAATAGGCGTGGGTGATGCACGTCCAGGTTAAAGGGAGAGCAGAGACCTGTGGGCCAGGATCATAAGGTTAGCACGAAGTGGTCAGAGTTAATGAATGACTGGAGAGGCACAGCCAGAGAGAAGCCGTGAGGGAAACGTCTTTATCTCAGTCTATCTGCCGCTTTTTCACTCATAAGCTCTCCTGGCCTCTGTCAATGTCATGTACTCAGAGCCCCAAGCAAGGATGATTCCCTTCCTGTTTGTGTCCAGATGTCTAACCTGCGGCCCTCTGCCAGGCTGATGTACAGCTGTGTTTCCACTCCCAACCCTGAAATCTCATTCACAGACATGTCTAGAAAGGTCAAGTTACTGTTTTCCACATCATTCCTCCTACACATTCTCCTCCCCAAACTGTGAgggtaaaaagaaagagaagcctTTTCTGCAGCCCCAGAACAAGCATTCCTTCCAAATTCCCCCCAAGACTCAGGACCACAGGGGCAAGGAAATGAAGCTAAGGAACACTGTCTGGGTCTCTCCTTCTCTATCTCTTCTTGACTCCCAGTGTCATTTTTACACTCTCACTGTCTTTCTCCAATGTCTAGGTCTCTGGTTGATTCTAGTCCTGGAAACCTCAGTGGTAATTAACTGGGTGGGGCCACCCGCCTGCCCACACACACAGTTTGCCATCCATCCGTGCCAAGGGTCCCATCACTCCACAGTTTCCCGCAGCTTGCTTCCTTTTTAACTCATCTACCTTTCCAACTGCCCCCTGCTTACCACCATGGTTTCCTCACTCAACCTTAGGGCCACTCTAAAGACCCCCAGTCAAGCCCTGGATGATTCTTCCCTTCCAACCCCAATCCCTTTAAAATCAGAGCTGGTATTTTAGGAAACAAAGATTACAGGGCACTGGCAAGGAAGAATTCCAGGCCTCTTGTCCCTCCCATGGTTCTTTCCCCAACTGTTTCTTGCTCCTTACTTCCGAGCAACCTCCCTCAGGcttccctcccaccaccactACCAATGGCTATAAGCACTACCCTAAACCATGCTCATTTTCAGAAAGTATCTTGTATGTGAGCCTTTTTGCATCCAGAAAATTGACAGGGATGTATGACCAGGAACTGTAATTCATTGGTTAGATAAACCCAGAGTTCTGACCACATAGTCAGTTATGCCTCAGGCCCCAGGGACCACCAAGCGTACAGAGAAGTAGGAGGGGGATGATAGGAATCAGACTAGCCACGTGGATGGCCACATCATGTTTCTTTTCTATCTCCTCACTCCTACAAGGGTTAGGACAAAGGTTTGATGCAATTAGATGCAAATCTTAGCAAGGTCCAAGACAGCTTCAGCCCCTGCCAGTCTCAATATTGAAGCAGTCATGTGTGGGCATAAGAATGCACACGCGTACACGCACACATACGTGAAATGTAGAATCAGTGTTAACTTCCTACCCTGACTCCCAAAGAATTTTAACCCTAAAGTCCCAATTCCAAACATATCTTCCACCAGAAACCAAGAAGTTAACCTCCCTCACCTGTCAGGAACATCAGAGGCAAGAACAGGTGAAGGATGAGGGGGTGCTCCATGCCTGGTCGTTCCCTGTCCTGTATGAGAAGTCCTCTGTGCCTCTGTCTGtccctctccttttctgttttctttactttccctcccatcctgccccctcccactggCAGCTAAAAATAAAGTTGGAAGGAATGGGAGGGGTGATGGTGGAGAACTGTGGGGAGCCCCAGACCGAGGAAGAGAGGACTGAGTGACTTAGGCTATTTCTCTGCCTTGGTGCTGCCCCCTGGAGGTCTCATCTCAATATCCGAGGAGAACACATTTTTTGACTAtttctgccatttctttttttctaccttttattGTTGCTTTCCTCAGAGTTAAAATAGAAGGTAGGAATGGGGGATAGATTCCTTTTACTTTCTAACCTCATTTATCTCAACCTGGGATATGGAAAACGAAAGAACTGATAGCAGTGATATCATTTGCCCACCCACCAAGGGGGTTTCCAACATGTGAAGACACAGCCCCAAACCACGCCTTATCGGCCCCACTCCACTTAGTTCTGTTCATCGCTCTCAGCCTATGCTGCCTTCAGGCATTATAGTTTTTAGAGGGAATATATCTGTGAACTAGCATGCTGTGTGTTTTTTAGTACCGGGATAATTACTTTAGCATTAGACCACTCTCTCGACACTCCAGCTCTTCAATGAGGTGATAAACTTCCTAAAGTTGGCACCATGGTGCTTCTTAGCTTTTTATATGTCCACTACCTAGTATTTTTCTCTGCACTCTGTAGGAACTCAATAAAAACATGTGGGTAATGATGCTAGTGGCCAATCCCATGGAAAACCCAAAGCACAGTGACAGGAATAGGGGCTTCAAATGATCAAAAACTGAGGGACCAGACCAAATGTCAATGAGCAAACTGATCTTTAATTTGCTGACCTGGAAGGCTTGCTCTCCATTGTTGGCATGAGCCACAGCTATTTACATAGAATCATTGTACAGTATTTACAGCAAGATGCTAGACGCAGCATCATTCTGAGTAGGCAAAGAAGGGGTAAGAACAGGCTAGAGAACAAAGCTCTGAAGTCAATGTATAAGCAGAAATCTGAAGGTATGAGTATAGGGAAGGGTAAGGGCTAAATCATGAGGGAGCTTGGTGAGGTGgacaagagggaggaagaggaagcatcAAACAACCTGTGGTGCAGAGATATGAGGGAAGAGTCCACTGGGACATAAAGTCTAAAAATTATGATTTGGAGTTTGAACAAGAAGAAATCTACCATAAGCCACCTCTGTGAGAAAAAAGAAGGCAGTTAGAATGTTACAGACAAAAACCTTATACCTCCCCCACCAAAAAGTAATTCTGCTGATTAAATTCCTGGATAGGGGACTTAGAAGGTAAAAAGAAGAGCTGCATAGACACAGACTCTTACATAGACTTAAGAGacacaaagtaaaaagacaagaGAGTCACAgacaatgaaaaagtaaaagaacaaaagctctGGCATATCTGGATATTAGAATCATCTTATTGACTTCACGAGTCACCTATCCTCACCTCATCTTTCCCAAagctccttcctccatccctaAATCTCTGAATTTTAGCTTTAACCAAGGAGTAGAATTAGAATGAAGCTGGCACATGGGGGACGATCCAAGATTCCATCTCCCCAATTCAGGTCCCTTCCTTTTCCTGTACCAGAATGTCACGGCTTCAGTCGTAGCCAGGGGCAGATTAGGGTGAGAATAGACAGGATGGAGGACACGAGGCCACAAAGCCCCACAATCCCAGGGCCACAGCGCCAGAGGCCCAGTTTGTCAAGTGGAATGAAGAGATCACAGGCATTTCTGACCACATCTAGCAGAAGTGGAGGATGACCTCGAAGGACTCGAGCCAGGAGCAGGACTTGGAGCCGAAGCTTCAGAGCCAGTTGGGGCAGACCTCCTCCTGGTGTCCCTGGTCCCCCAAGTCCCCCAGTTTCAATTCCTCCTGGGATTCCTCCTCCAGAACCCTTTAGTCGTCGGCTACAAGCTGAAGACTCTTGTTCCATCAGTAGGCGAATCTCATAAGCATCACGGCTCAAATTCATGATGAGGGAGAACAGATAGTATCTGAGAACAGAAAGGTCAATAGTATAAATACACCTACTAACATATCCAACATGAcattctaacattttctttacccacagTGCAAAGAGATTACACATTAGAACACCAGAAGTAAGTGCTATTACTCCTATACCGTATTAGAAATGTCCTCCTTTGagtacattatgctaagtaaaataagccagacacagaaagacaaacactacaTACATAATCTCacatatatatggaatctaaaatagtgTAATTCATAGAAGCACAGAATAGAATCGTGTTTTCCAGGGGTTGGATGATGGGGGAAATGGTAAGATATTGGTCAGAGAGTacaaaagtttcagttatgcaagacaaataagttctggagatctaatgtacagcatggtgactatagttaacaatactgtattgtatacctgaaatttgctaagaggctAGATCTTAGGTGTTCTCACCATTTAAAAAAGGTAACtctatgaggtgatggatatgttaactagctCAATTGTGGTAATcgtttcacaatgtatatgtataaaacatcAAGTGTACACctagaatatatataatttctatttgtcaACTATAccccaataaaaatgaaaaaaaaaagtccttccaCCCTTGTGTAACTAATATGTGTTTATGGGTACCTTAAGATCCTGGCTTAAAATTCACAAACATCATGAAATCTTCTAAGATCAATCTCAAGTTTCACTTTTCCACTAggcaacacacacatacacacagacacgcacacacacacattcaataTGACCTAAAATAATGCAAACTTGTTTGGAAAGAACAAACTTCAGTTGTTTCAGAGATTCAGACACATCATAGAGAGGTTTAAGTAATTGCCAAATGTGTTAGATTATAAATTCCTTACATACAAAatctatgctttttatttttaattcactctGACAATGGTGGTCTGTACTCAATAAATAGATCCTTCcaggctgggtgccgtggctcatgcctgtaatcctagcactctgggaggccgaggcggaaggatcactagaggtcaggagttcgagactagcctgagcaagagtgagaccctgtctctactaaaaatacaaagaaattaaccggacaactaaaaatatatagaaaaaattagctgggcatggtggcgcatgcctgtagtcccagctacttgggaggctgaggcagaaggatcacttgagcccaggagtttgaggttgctgtgagctaggctgatgccatggcagtctagcccaggcaacagagcgagactctgtctcaaaaaaaataaaataaataaataaataaaaaataaatgtatcctTCCAAAATACATCCTGAATCTAACCACATTTCTCTATCACACCCACTACTACAGTCTAAGCCACTATCATCTCTTCTCTGGACTACTGCTTTAGTCTTTAAACTAGTCTCTTCATGGCCATTCTTGCCTACATCCCCAATAATCTACTTTCATATGGTAGCTCGCATAAACGTAAATCAATCACATTATTATTCCCCTTTTCAAAGTTCTCCATGGTTTTCTTCCTatcacacttagaataaaatctagatACCTCAGATAGGCTTACATACTCAAAATGTGTCCCTTGTCCAATTTTATCTTGTACTGTTCTTTCCTTCAATCACTATGCTCCAAACATGTtggtttctttctattaatatattttgatccCATCAAGTTCATTTTTGCCTTAAGATCTCTGCACTAGTCCCCTAGTCCCACTACCTGGAATATTCTCCctccaaaaatctttttttttttttttgagacagagtctcggtctgtcacccaggctagagtgccatgggatcagcctagctcacagcaacctcaaactcctgggctcaagcaatcctcctacctcagcctcccgagtagctgggaccacacacgtgtgccaccacacccagctaattttttctatttctagttgttcagctaatttctttctatttttagtagagacaggatcttgctcttgctgaggctggtctcaaactcctaacctcaagtaatcttcctgtctcggcctcccagagtactagcattacaggcgtgagccaccatgcctggcccctccAAAGTCTTTACAAGGCTGGCTCTTTCTTGCTCTTCAGGTCTGAACTTGACTGTTACCtcttcagagaagccttcccaATCTAAAGCAGTGAGCCAGTTACTCTCTTCCACAtgactctatttttcttttttatttagagacagagttgtCACCCAGTGCAGTGCcatgatgatagctcactgcaaccccaaactcccaggctcaagcaatcctcctggctcagtctcccaagtagctgggactacaagagtgCACCATGatggctaaatttttaaaattttttgtagagatagagtcttgctgtgttgcctagagTGGTCTTGAATTCATGGTcacaagctatcctcctgcctcggcctcccaaagtgctaggatgagccactgtgcccggccccactTGACCGTATTTTAATTTCCTGTGTGGCACTTACTACTATCtgatattttgcttatttattgtttatttcttcctattaccttcctattgtttatttcttcttgtttatCTCCTTCCTATTACAATATAAGTTCCATAGGAACAGGGACCTTGTGTATCTTTAATCACTGTATTCCTGTGTCTAGACCAGTGCTTGTCAAATAGTAAGAGCAAATAGTAagagctcagtaaacatttgttgaatgaaatgagTAAGTATAGCGTATAAACTCTTCTAGGGAGTTGCTTTTCCATACCACTGCAGCCATGGCTCTGCTCCCACCCCTCAGACATCATAAGCCATGTCATAGTTGCATATCACtgagaaagatgaagagaaaagaaagatagcAATGGAGATAGAAAGATGCTAATATaatgaaaaaggacaaaaacaacCATAGAGAAACAAATACAGGTAATATGTACATCGAGAATTTGACT
Above is a window of Lemur catta isolate mLemCat1 chromosome 3, mLemCat1.pri, whole genome shotgun sequence DNA encoding:
- the PEX11B gene encoding peroxisomal membrane protein 11B isoform X1 gives rise to the protein MDAWVRFSAQSQARERLCRAAQYACSLLGHALQRHGASPELQKQIRQLEGHLSLGRKLLRLGNSADALESAKRAVHLSDVVLRFCITVSHLNRALYFACDNVLWAGKSGLAPRVDQEKWAQRSFRYYLFSLIMNLSRDAYEIRLLMEQESSACSRRLKGSGGGIPGGIETGGLGGPGTPGGGLPQLALKLRLQVLLLARVLRGHPPLLLDVVRNACDLFIPLDKLGLWRCGPGIVGLCGLVSSILSILTLICPWLRLKP
- the PEX11B gene encoding peroxisomal membrane protein 11B isoform X2; amino-acid sequence: MNLSRDAYEIRLLMEQESSACSRRLKGSGGGIPGGIETGGLGGPGTPGGGLPQLALKLRLQVLLLARVLRGHPPLLLDVVRNACDLFIPLDKLGLWRCGPGIVGLCGLVSSILSILTLICPWLRLKP